The bacterium genome has a segment encoding these proteins:
- a CDS encoding flagellin FliC, with translation MTLNIRTNLASINAQRALNSSSRGLQTAFERLSSGLRINRAMDDAAGLAIAENLKADARVASVAMRNASDGISVVAITDGAISSITNVLSRLAELAEQSANGVYGNDQRSAIQLEFNALMSEVERIAHTTEFNGLKLLSGGGEITFQVGFDGTSISQVTYSGVQATLEAMGLASTGSSIPAYSIQGSTSIESQSAARLALDAINGAITSITRSRGTLGAAESRLDLSIRNLQVARENFKGAESRIRDADIAAESAELTRLTILQQAGTAILAQANQQPSLALQLLGG, from the coding sequence ATGACTTTAAATATTCGTACGAACCTAGCCTCGATTAATGCTCAACGAGCGCTTAACTCGTCCAGTAGAGGTCTACAGACAGCGTTTGAGCGTCTCTCATCAGGGCTTCGCATTAATCGAGCGATGGATGATGCCGCTGGACTTGCTATTGCTGAGAATCTCAAAGCAGATGCGCGAGTCGCTTCGGTAGCTATGCGGAACGCATCTGATGGAATATCGGTGGTCGCTATTACTGATGGCGCTATTTCCTCTATTACGAACGTCCTGAGCCGACTTGCAGAGCTTGCTGAGCAATCAGCGAACGGGGTGTACGGGAATGACCAGCGTTCTGCTATACAGCTTGAGTTTAATGCGCTCATGAGCGAGGTTGAGCGAATTGCCCACACTACCGAGTTTAATGGTCTCAAGCTTCTGAGTGGCGGCGGTGAGATTACGTTTCAGGTCGGATTTGATGGGACATCAATCTCTCAGGTCACATATTCTGGAGTGCAAGCAACCTTAGAAGCCATGGGTCTTGCCAGTACGGGTTCTTCTATCCCAGCGTACTCTATCCAAGGGAGCACATCCATTGAATCTCAGTCTGCTGCTCGTCTTGCTCTTGATGCAATCAATGGTGCCATCACCAGCATAACGCGGAGTAGAGGAACTCTTGGTGCAGCGGAGAGTCGACTTGATTTGAGTATTAGAAATCTTCAGGTGGCGAGAGAAAACTTCAAAGGAGCAGAATCGAGAATTCGAGATGCGGATATTGCAGCAGAATCAGCCGAGCTTACTCGACTTACTATTCTCCAACAGGCAGGTACTGCGATTCTTGCACAGGCGAATCAGCAGCCATCGCTTGCACTTCAGCTGCTTGGTGGATAG